One window of Vicia villosa cultivar HV-30 ecotype Madison, WI unplaced genomic scaffold, Vvil1.0 ctg.000053F_1_1_3, whole genome shotgun sequence genomic DNA carries:
- the LOC131623172 gene encoding 14-3-3-like protein C, which yields MAYTKERENFVYIAKLAEQAERYDEMVEAMKNVAKLDVELTVEERNLLSVGYKNVVGAHRASWRILSSIEHREDSKGNDVSVKRIREYRNKVESELSNICSDIMAIIDDHLIPSSSAGESSVFFYKMKGDYYRYLAEFKNGDERKEAADRSMEAYQTASTASEDELAPTHPIRLGLALNFSVFYYEILNSPERACHLAKQAFDEAISELDTLSEESYKDSTLIMQLLRDNLTLWTSDIPEEGDEDQKVESSRAGGDDDE from the exons ATGGCGTACACCAAGGAACGTGAAAACTTCGTCTACATCGCCAAGCTCGCTGAACAAGCCGAACGATATGATG AAATGGTGGAAGCAATGAAGAATGTGGCGAAGCTAGATGTTGAGTTGACTGTGGAGGAGAGAAACCTTCTGTCAGTTGGGTACAAGAACGTAGTTGGTGCTCATAGGGCTTCGTGGAGGATTTTGTCCTCGATTGAGCACAGGGAAGATTCGAAAGGGAATGATGTGAGTGTGAAGAGGATAAGGGAGTATAGAAACAAGGTGGAATCTGAGTTGTCTAATATTTGCAGTGATATTATGGCTATTATTGATGATCACCTTATTCCTTCGTCTTCTGCTGGTGAATCTAGTGTGTTTTTCTATAAGATGAAAGGGGATTATTATCGGTATTTGGCGGAGTTTAAGAATGGTGATGAGAGGAAAGAGGCTGCTGATCGTTCCATGGAAGCATATCAG ACAGCTTCTACTGCATCAGAAGATGAATTGGCTCCCACACATCCCATTCGATTGGGTTTGGCTTTGAACTTCTCTGTCTTCTATTATGAAATTTTGAACTCTCCAGAAAG GGCTTGTCACCTTGCTAAGCAGGCATTTGATGAAGCAATCTCTGAGTTGGATACTCTGAGTGAGGAGTCTTACAAAGACAGCACATTGATTATGCAGCTTCTAAGGGACAACCTCACATTGTGGACTTCAGACATCCCTGAAGAAGGAG ATGAGGATCAAAAGGTTGAATCTTCACGAGCTGGTGGAGATGACGATGAATAG